A region from the Benincasa hispida cultivar B227 chromosome 8, ASM972705v1, whole genome shotgun sequence genome encodes:
- the LOC120082460 gene encoding proteasome subunit alpha type-5, whose protein sequence is MFLTRTEYDRGVNTFSPEGRLFQVEYAIEAIKLGSTAIGLKTKEGVVLAVEKRITSPLLEPSSVEKIMEIDEHIGCAMSGLIADAHTLVEHARVETQNHRFSYGEPMTVESTTQALCDLALRFGEGDEESMSRPFGVALLIAGHDEKGPSLFYTDPSGTFWQCNAKAIGSGSEGADSSLQEQYNKDLTLQEAETIALSILKQVMEEKVTPNNVDIAKVSPTYHLYTPAEVEAVISRL, encoded by the exons ATGTTTCTCACCAG GACGGAGTATGATAGGGGTGTGAATACCTTCTCTCCTGAAGGTCGATTGTTCCAGGTTGAGTACGCGATTGAGGCTATTAAG CTTGGTTCGACGGCTATTGGTTTGAAAACAAAGGAAGGCGTTGTGCTTGCGGTTGAAAAACGTATTACATCTCCACTACTG GAACCAAGTAGCGTGGAAAAGATAATGGAAATTGATGAGCATATAGGATGTGCAATGAGTGGATTAATTGCTGATGCTCACACACTTGTTGAACATGCTCGAGTTGAGACCCAG AACCATCGGTTCTCATATGGTGAACCAATGACTGTGGAGTCTACAACACAAGCTCTTTGTGATCTAGCCCTAAGATTCGGCGAAGGCGATGAGGAGTCCATG TCTCGACCATTTGGTGTAGCTCTTCTCATTGCTGGCCATGATGAAAAGGGGCCCAGCTT ATTCTACACTGACCCATCTGGCACCTTCTGGCAATGCAATGCTAAAGCTATCGGTTCAGGTTCTGAAGGTGCAGATAGCTCTCTGCAAGAGCAATACAACAAG GACCTAACGCTTCAAGAAGCTGAAACCATAGCACTTTCCATTTTGAAGCAAGTTATGGAAGAGAAG GTTACTCCCAACAATGTCGATATTGCGAAGGTGTCTCCAACATACCATCTATACACCCCTGCAGAGGTGGAGGCGGTCATTAGCCGGCTATGA